The genomic DNA GCTTCCGTTTTGTCAGCTTCTTGGTTCCGAAGCTAAGGGCTAGGGCAGGTCTTCGTGTGGGATATAGAATTAAAGGCAAGCAATGAAACGGCAGAAGTGCTTTCATCGTCGCACTAGTCTTTCACCAGCTTGGCAGCCGAAGGCGAGGACGAGCCAATTTAACCTCACAGCCTTAGAAGCTGACTGAGAGGGGAAGGCGGCTTTGGTAATGGGATATGTATAAATCAACATAATCCCGTACAGACCGGAATGGCAGGTATTGCGCTTTTCATGGAGTGGAGCCGCCCCGAGCAGATCAGATTCTTAGGCTTGTGAGGACTTGGCGGGTAAATCAAGGCAAAGCCGGGTTTCTTTGGTTCTTTCTTGGGCCGGCTCAGCCAAGAAAGAACCGCCGTCCGCGCAGGACACGGAAGGAGCGTCAGCGACTGGATTTCTGTCTTTCCGCCTTTCGCCTTTTTCCCCTTTGAAAACACCAACTACATAGCCCCTCCGGCAATTCCTTTCATGGTGTGATTCTTGCTGCATTTCCCTTGTGGAAAAATTTTCCTGCGAGGTTCAGTCATGATCAATCCGCTTGATACGAAGCCATACTTCCCCTTTCCTGGGAGCACTGCCGGGAAAGCGCGCGGTCTTGTGCGCGATGTCCAAAAGGACGGCATGTCTCTTGTTCCGGAAAAGACTGAAGAGGAAAAACAGCTCGAGTCCAATTCTTCCCCTATTTCCTTTCGAAAGGAACTGACGCCGGAAGAGAAAAAGCGGGTGACCTTTCTCAAGGACATGATGGCCCAGATTCTGACTCTGACTGACGGTCAGCCCACTGAAGAGCAAAAGGCGCGCATTCGGGAGATCGAAAAAGAGCTGGAAAAAATCACCGGCGTGAAAATGCGTTCCCGCGTTTCCGATGTCACGGCCGAGATGCCTGAAAAGGATGACGAGGATAAGAAGAAAGAGCAGGAACGCCAGATACGTGCCATGGGCCCGAGTATGGCTGAACACCGTTCCATGGTCGGCTTCGGTGTGCAGGAAGGAAGCGGCATAATGAAGAATTATCAGCAGAATGCCGTGTCAGCCTATCTGAAAACCATGGACCGCAGTCCGATGGACGGGAACATCTCGAAAAACGTATAATCTGTTTTGCCGGGATTCCCTTTTTTCTGCATCACAGCTGTGAAAAAACTCAAATCATCTTGACGAAATACATCAAGTGTCGTAACGGCTAACACAATCCGTTAATCATTTGCACTTCGGTGCGGTTTTTGGCGGCTGTCGTATTGGCGCGGGGTGGAGCAGTTGGTAGCTCGTCGGGCTCATAACCCGAAGGTCGGAGGTTCAAGTCCTTCCCCCGCTACCAGGAATCCTTTTTTGTGGAGCCTTTTTGAGATGAAGAGTATTTACGTCGGCAACATTCCTTTCAGTGCATCTGAAGACGATCTTCAGGACCTTTTCGCCGAGCATGGCGAAGTCACATCCGTCAAATTCATCAATGATCGCGAAACAGGCCGTTTCCGCGGTTTCGCCTTTGTGGAGATGGATGATGCGGCAGCCCTTGCAGCCATCGAAGCCCTTGAGGGCAGCGAAATGGGCGGCAGGACTCTCAAGGTCAACGAGGCTCGTCCCCGCGAACCCCGTCCCCGCTACTAGTTGGTAAAAAAGAATCGGATGATTGATTCCTGCCGCCTCAGGCGGCAGGGGTCTTTATTCGTGCTCGTCGGCTGGCAGTGATCGGAAAGGCGGCCTCATGCGTCTTTCTGCACTTATTCTGTTTCTATGCGAAGAGTGCGTAGACCGATCCGACGACGGCAATGCTGACGGCCCTGAGCACCTGATTGCAGACGATAAGCTTCATGGCCATGCGTGGTTTGAAAATGCCTGCATAGTACGGAAACTGGTGGCGGAACGCCCGCATGGGGGACGAAAGCACGTTGCCCAGCATCAGGGCGAGCACGACCTGCGCTTCGGTCAGGCCGGAGTCAGCGATGAGCGCACCGGCGGCGGCGAGTCCGGCCGTGAACTCCGCGGCCATGTGAAAGGCCACGATGCCGAGGGCCTCAGGCGGGAGAAAGGAAAAGAAGCCCACGTTTCCTGCCATGAGTCCCTGAAGCCATCCGAACATCCCGAGTTGTTTGAGAATGAAGAAAAGGGTGTAGATGGGGGCGGTCAGGTAAATGACCTTGGGCAGGCGTTTCTTGAAACGTTTCCATGTCTTTTTGAACGCGGACGAGGTGTCGCGTTTTTTTTCGGCCTCGTCCAGACGGCAGGGCAGGCATCCTTCGGGTAGCGGCGGCAGCATGTAATGACCGGCAAGGGTGATCGCTCCGGTACGCAGCACGGCGGCAAAGGCCGTGAGACCGACATAGACTGCGGCAGCGCTGCCGATGAACGGGGCGGCGATGAAGAAGATGGTCGGCAGATGCAGGAAGTAGGTCGGCAGGGAATTGAACAGGTTGGAGAAGATCAGTTCACGGTCCGAAATGGTCCCTTTGTCGTGGGCTTCGGAAAGCATGGTGTTGGCAGTGACGCCGGAAAAGAACGCCATGGAAAAACTGGCGGCGGACACGTCTTTGAGGCGTGCGCGTCTTGCCAGCGGTTCCGCGAGTTTTGCCGCGTAGCGGGTCCAGTGCAGCGATTCGATGAGATTGCCCACGAACAGGCCCACCGAAATGAAAAAGGTCAGCCGGATGAGCGGCCAGACCAGCCCGTTCCAGAGAACGGGCCATGAGAAATCGAGTTCCATCTATTTTTTCTTTTTGATCTTGATTTTGCGGATTTGTCCCACTTGATCGTCAGACATGTAGATGGTGTTCTTGTCGCCGGGGAAGTGCCCCTGCTGGACGTTTGTGCAGTAGGTGGACAGCGCCTCGGTCGACGTCTTGCCCAGTTCGGCATATTGGCGGACGAATTTGGGTGTGAAGCGGTCAAACAGGCCGAGTACGTCGTGATAAACGAGAATCTGTCCGTCGGTGACGTTGCCCGCTCCGATGCCGATGGTGGGAATGTTGACGGCCTTGGTGATCAGTTCGGCCACTTCCACGGGAATGGCTTCCAGCACCACGGCAAAGGCTCCGGCTTCCTCGACCGCCTGTGCGTCCTCCACGAGCGCGCGGGCGGCTTCAGCGGATTTTCCCTGCGCCTTGA from uncultured Pseudodesulfovibrio sp. includes the following:
- a CDS encoding RNA-binding protein; translated protein: MKSIYVGNIPFSASEDDLQDLFAEHGEVTSVKFINDRETGRFRGFAFVEMDDAAALAAIEALEGSEMGGRTLKVNEARPREPRPRY